GACATTCAAACGCTTATTTTCCTTTATTCATTCCAAAGTCATTTTTCTCAAAAGAGGCATCTCATGTTGATGGCTTTGCGACAGAATGCGCTGTTGTAACTCATTACAGACTAAAAAATGACGGAACAGGAAATATTATTGTTGATGAAGAGGCTAAGCTGGAAGAAGAATTGATCGTTAGGCCAACTTCAGAAACTATTATTTGGAATACCTATAAAGGCTGGATTCAATCTTATCGGGATTTACCTATTCTGGTTAATCAATGGGCAAACGTAGTGCGATGGGAAATGCGTACAAGATTATTTCTGAGAACCGCTGAATTTTTATGGCAAGAAGGGCATACTGCACACGCTACAAGGGAAGAAGCGGTAGAAGAGACTGAAAAAATGCTTGAAGTTTACGCTGATTTTGCGGAAAACTGGTTGGCATTACCGGTTGTAAGAGGTAAAAAGACTGCAAACGAGCGATTTGCAGGGGCATTAGATACTTATTGTATAGAAGCATTAATGCAGGATGGAAAAGCATTGCAAGCAGGTACGTCTCATTTTTTAGGACAAAATTTTGCGAAAGCTTTTGATGTGAAATTTACAAGCAAGGAAGGTAAACAAGAATTTGTATGGGCTACTTCGTGGGGAGTTTCCACGCGTTTAATGGGGGCTTTAATTATGGCTCATTCTGATGATGCAGGTTTAGTTCTTCCTCCAAAACTAGCGCCAATTCAAGTCGTTATTGTACCGATTAATAAAGGGGAAGAAGAATTGGCCAGAATAACAGTGGTTGCAGATGATATTATTGCTCAATTAAAAGCGAAAGGTATTTCTGTTAAATATGACGACAGGGATACACAAAGACCGGGCTTTAAATTTGCAGAGTATGAAATGAAGGGAGTACCTGTTCGTTTAGCTATAGGAGGAAGGGATTTGGATAATAATACCATTGAAGTAGCGAGAAGGGATACCAGAACGAAGGAAACAATGTCCAGAGATAATATAGCAGATGTTGTAGAAAGTCTATTGGAAGAAATACAAAATAATATTTATCAAAAGGCACATAGGTTTAAAGAAGAGAATACAACTAAAGTTGATACTTACGAAGAATTTAAGCGTGTTCTTGATGAGAAACCGGGTTTTGTAGCTGCTCATTGGGACGGAACTTCTGAGACAGAACAAAGAATAAAAGAGGAAACAAAAGCTACTATCAGGTGTATCCCTTTAAATAATGAACAAGAAGAAGGTGTTTGTATCCTGACAGGAAAGCCTTCTACTCAGCGGGTTTTATTTGCGAGAGCTTATTAGTAAAAGATTTAATCATATTTTATTGAAAGGTGAGAGGCTTTGGGTTTCTCACCTTTTTTATTGCATGAGGTTTAAAGACGTAATAAAAAATCACATAATAATATCCATAATACATTACCAATAAATAATAGAAAATCAGCTGGATAAAAATAGTGTGTCAAAAACATTAATGAACAATTACTGTTAATGTTTTATCTAAAACAAAAAAAATATTAAATATGAAAAAATTAGCATTTTTAGCAGTTATGGCATCTGCTTTAACTTTTGCGGCTTGTAATAACAATGCCAAACAACAAACTGCGGGCGAGCAAGTAGATAATGCTATTGACTCGTTAGATAGATCTGTAAATAAGGCTGAATCGGAAATGAAAGAGAAGGTAGACAAAGCACAGAAAGAGCTTGATGAAGCGATTGCCAGAGGGGATAAAAAAGCGGAAGAAGAAGCCAGAAAAGCTCTTGATGAAGCGAAAGCCGCTTGGGCAAAAACCAAAGAAGCCGCCAGTTCTGCTGCACAGGATATTAAGCAAGGTGTTGATAATGCAGTTGAGAGTGCAAAATCTACAGCACAGGATGTAAAAGATAAAACTAAAGAGGCAGCAAATAAAACTGAACAAAACCTTAATCAGGCAAAACAGGACGTTAAAGATGCAGCTCATGGAGCAAAACAAGATGTAAAGAATGCTGCAGATAAGGCTGACCAAAAAATGCAGAATGTAAAAGATGCCTTAAAAAAATAATAGTTAAAATATTGATTTAAATGAAAAGGAGGGTCTTAAATTGGCTTCTCCTTTTTTTATTCTAAGCCAATAGGAGATACTATATCGCGTTTTTGGCTTAATTGATTGTTTTAAATTATTGCTTTATTGCCCTGTTAAATTATCAGAAGATGAAGCGCATTATATTATCACAAATTTTCCTTGTATTGTTTATAGCATTGGCAGCTACTAGCAATGCTCAAACATTGAAAGATGCCATTAAACCGGCAGTAAAGAAAGGTGGATTTAAGATGGAAGGCTATATTTTATGGTGTCCTACAGTTATAAAAGTTGGAGATACCTACCATATGTTTGCTTCCAGATGGCCGGAAAAATATGGCTTAGGCGGTTGGACCAAGTATTCTGAAATAGTTAGAGCAACCTCTAAAGACTTACTCGGGCCTTATACTTTCCAGGAAGTAGTGATACAAAAAAGAGATGGTTATTGGGATAATGACAGGGCACATAATCCTAAAATTGTAAAAGCAGGTGATAAGTACGTTCTGTATTATATTTCAAGTGCTAACGAGACTGGTTATGCGTGGTCTAATAATATTACCGGTCCATGGAAAAGGTCTGATTCTATTATTATGTCGTTTTCTAATCCTGCTCCATTAGTTCATAAAGACGGAAGTGTATATGTCTTTGCTCGCAAATCCATTAATGATATTAGAATAGCACAGGGTGCAACTGCCCCAAAATTTGATGGAAAATATACCATTCTTAACAATGGAGAGAATCTTTTACCAGGTAAAAATCAATTGGAGGATCCTACGATTTGGTATGCCGATAAACAGTATAATGTTATTTTAAGCGATTTTAGAGCTGACGCTACAGGAGTTGGCAAGAACGGAGCCCAATATTATTCTAAAGACGGTGTAAATTATAAATTACTTTCCAAAGAATCCGTTTATACAAAAACTGTAAATTATGATGATGGTTCGGAAACGACTTTTAGGAGAAGAGAAAGGCCTTTTGTTTTTGTTAACGAGAAGGGAAAGGTTACAGCTTTTTTTACAGCCTGTCTTAAGCAGGATGCGGATGGTAAAGAGCAGTCATGGATAGAAGTAAACCCTGTCGATAATTATACTGCGCCGAAGATGAAGGATTAATAAAAACAGTTAAGGATATTCTTATAATAGCTTATTGTTTTTATTTCAAGAACCTAAAAATCAAAAGTCAATAATGAATGTTGACTAGCAGTATGAAGATCTCTCCAAACTCTGTTTAATTCGCTTGCTTTTTTAGCGGCTTCCAAACCACAGTAAGGATATAGGGAATCAACCATTTTTCGGGCTGTATGCGCAAGCGTACGGCTCTTTTTGCTTACAGAGCTTAAGGTATTCGCAGTGCATTTTCCTTTTTCAGAGAATTCTTTCCAGGATAAATCAACTTTTGCAAAAAATTGATTGCGAACATTTTGAAAATTTTCTTTTAATTCTGCAAACTCCTTTTCAAAATATACGACCTGCTCACCAGAATATCGCTTTATACCCGTTCTTGTATAAAAGTAATCATCAACCAGTTCTACAAAATGAAGTGCCATGCCCGAGTAATTAACCGCAAGCGTTGTTTCTGCCATTTGAAGAAACGGGTAATTTAGTAAAGGGATATCAATTTGCAGTTCGCCATTTATTTCAAATAGTCTGTTATTCGGAATCAAGACATTGTCTACTTTGAAAGCATGACTTCCCGTGGCTATTAATCCGAAATAAGCCCACTCGCTTAGAATTTCAACTTCATTCCTTTTTAAAATGAACGATTTTATCAGCTCCTTTCCGTTATCGTCTAATATTGCGGTTCCGGAACTATCTACAATTAAGCAATTAGCTGTTAAAATAGTTGCATGTAGCGCACCGCTGGCGTATTTCCATGTACCATTAATCATATACCCATCAGCAGTCTTGTACGCAGTTCCGCCTACCGCTCCACTACCAGCGAAACATGCTTTTGGATCTTTGAATATTTCCTTTGCCAAATGTTTATCCAAAAAACCTGCAAACCATGCTGCTCCACTACACAGGGTTACTGTCCATGCCAGACTTCCATCAGCTTTAGCCAGATTTTCTTCCAGCCTTAAAATTTCAGGAAGTGGTTTTTCCAATCCTCCATATTCTTTCGGAACATACAGATTGAACCAATTATTGTTGTAAACTAAGTCCAGCATTCCAGGGTGAAGTTGGCCTAATTGTTCAGCTTCCGCTGCATATTTTCTGATGGTTTCTGTCCAGCTGGGACTGAAAGAGTGTGACATTTTCTATATTCTTTGTTTTATTCCATTTTCATTGGAAATATGTTGGCGATTTATTTTTTTATCATATTCAATTCCTCTTTATAAATCTTTTTCCAGTCTAAATAGCCAAAAATAGCAACGACAAACAGAAATAATGTTAACATAGCCATCATGGGAAGATGTTTGTGAATAAGCAAAGGGATAGCTATGATATTTGATATATTGAGGAAAATCCAATTTTCTATTTTTCTTTTTGCCAAAAGCCACATTCCTGCCCATGCTGTAGAAGCTACAATGGCGTCTTCCCACGGAACGTCGGATGTTGTGTATTTAACCAGAAAAAAGTGAAGTATAAAAAATCCGAAAACCGAGATGCATATTGCTGTAATCATTTCCTTTTTTGTAGTCCAGCTAATTTTTACGTCGGGTCTTGATTTTTTATGTATCCAGAAATACCATCCGTAAATACTCATGATCAGATAATAAGCATTTAGCAAAGTTTCTGCATAAAGCTTGGCGTGGAATAGCAGATATGATGATAATAAAATAGAAATAATCCCGGTAGGGTATAACAAGATATTGTTTTTTCTTGCTAAAAGCACTTCTGATACTCCAAAGAGTACCGCTAACCACTCTAATAATCCAGTCTCTTTAATTTGAGATAAGAAAAGAACCAACCAATCTTGCATATCCGCCAATGTAACCCTTTAGTTAAAATATATGTCAATAAGGGAAGATTGTGTCCATTTTTTATCACTACGCCAGCATTACCTGGATCAGTTGTTTGAAAAAAGCGCTTTGGGACGTTTTTCTCAATGGGTATAATCTCAGCCGAAAACCAGCACCCCTTTTTGTACAAAGATAGTCTTTTTAGCTGGATTTTAGTATCGGAGGAATACTTACCTTTGTTTAGAAATGAAAAAAAGTTTTAATAGTGAAGCGGAGCTGAAAGAGTTTCTGGATAAAAAAGTGCTTCAATATAATCAACCTGGATTTATAGAAAATGATCCAATTTGTATACCTCATCTTTTTACTAAAAAACAGGATATAGAAATCATGGGTTTTTGGTCTTCTATTCTTGCCTGGGGACAGCGTGTCACCATTATTAAAAAATCAAAGGAATTGATAGGCCTGATGGATGGAGCACCATATGATTTTATTCTTAACCATCAGGAATCTGATTTAAAGCGTTTGGAGAATTTTAAACATCGCACTTTCAATTACACCGATACCTTATATTTTATTCAGTTTTTTAAGCAGCATTACCAACAGTTCAACAGTCTGGAAGATGCTTTTCTTCCTTTTAAGCCATCGGAAATGCGAGATGAATATCTTTCGGAGCAGATCTCCGATATGAAAGCGGAAACCAATGTCTGCTATAATAGTTTACTGAATTTACCACATGTGGAAAATAATTTGAACTATTTCAGATCTTATTTTTTTTCGTTGGAAGACTTTCCGCAAAGGACAGTAAAGCATATTTCGTCTCCTATGAAAAATGCAACCTGTAAACGTATCAATATGTTTTTACGCTGGATGGTTAGAAAAGACAAATGTGGGGTGGATTTTGGAATTTGGGACAGGATTAAACCATCTCAGCTGATTTGTCCTTGTGACGTTCATGTAGACAGGGTAGCAAGAAAGTTAGGTATGATAGACCGTAAGCAAACAGACTGGAAAACCGCGGTCGAGCTGACTGAAAATTTAAGGAAGTTTGATGCAGTTGATCCGGTTAAATATGATTTTGCTTTATTTGGTTTAGGGGTCGAGGAGAAGTTTTAGTTCGTTTTATGTTTTTGATGATTCATATTATTATAATGATTGATATTCATAAACAGGATGTTCTGGAAGGAGTGAATGTTAGTTGCCAATAGCTCCTATCTTAAAGCTTTTTATATAATAGCTCTTATTTCTTTACGCTACTTTCATATAGTTTTATCCATTGCTGAACTTTTATTTTCTTAACCAATTTGCCTATTAATAAAAATGGGATCTGCTCTGTTTTTTTGAATCTAATACAGCTTTTTCCTATATCAGGTTTTGCCTGACTATGTTTAGCATATTCTTGTTTGAACCAGTTTAGCAAATTTTCATCGGCATATAAAGCCATGTGATAAATGGCAATATGGCTCTTTTGTGAAGCTATATTTATAAAAGGTAGAGGTAGTTGTGAATTTATGTGATAACCATCAGGATAAATCCTGTGAGGTACAACGTAGCCAATCATGCCATAACTTATAGTTTCTTCAAAACCTGTAGGCAAATTTTCTAAAATTGTTTTCCTTAATTTTTGAAGGATTTCCTTTCTTTCTATAGGAAACTGCTCAATATATTCGTTAATTGTTTTTATCTCTTTTTCCACAAATACATAATTACTTGAGAAAGATAAGTGGAAAAAACATTTTTGCAGAGTATAATTGTAAGTTTAGCTACTTTTACGATACATTATGATAGAAAAAGACAATAAAAAAGTAGTGAAGTCATGGGCTATGTTCGACTGGGCAAACTCATCCTATAATTTGGTTATCACTTCAACTATTTTTCCTGCTTATTATACAGCTATAACTACTACAGAGCAATTTGGTGATAAGGTTAAATTCTTTGGTTTTGATTTTGTAAATACTGCGTTATCTAACTATGTATTGGCTGCGGCTTATCTGGTTATTGCCATGATATCACCTTTACTGACTTCGATGGCGGATTTTCATGGAAATAAAAAGATATTTCTAAAGCTGTTTACATGGTTGGGAGGTTTGGCTTGTGCCGGACTCTATTTTTTTACTTTAGAAACATTGGAAGTTAGTCTGATATTTTTTGCCCTGGCGGCTTTGGGTTATTGCGGAGGTATAGTGTTTATCAATTCTTATCTGCCGGAAATAGCCTCGAAGGAAAATCAGGATGCTGTAAGTGCCAAAGGTTTTGCCTATGGTTATGTGGGAAGCGTGATTTTACAGGTTATCTGTTTTATTTTCGTACTTAAACCAGAGCTTTTTGGAATAACTGATGCCGGTTTTCCTGCCAGGTTATCATTTTTGCTGGTTGGTATCTGGTGGATAGGTTTTGCTCAAATATCTATCAGGGTATTACCGAAAGGCAGTCCGAATTTTAAAGCAGCCGAAAAAGTTAAGCTATTGAATGGTTTTGACAACCTGAAAAAGGTCTGGCATGAAGTGTCTAAAATGACTGTTCTTAAGAAATACCTGGCTTCTTATTTCTTTTCGGCAATGGGAGTACAAACAATTATGCTGGTTGCGGCGAGTTTCGGCGAAAAAATATTACAACTGGGAACGTCTAAATTAATAGCAACTATTCTTATTATACAGCTGGTAGCGATAGGCGGAGCCATATTAATGTCGAAATTATCACATAGATATGGTAATATCAAAGTTTTAATTGCTGTTGTAAGTATCTGGATTGTAGTTTGCATCAGCGCATATTTTATTACAACGGAATACCAGTTTTATGTTCTGGCCGCAGTTGTTGGTACAATAATGGGGGGAATACAATCTTTATCAAGATCTACTTTTTCTAAATTGATACCTGAACAAACATCAGACAATGCATCATTTTTTAGTTTTTATGATGTAACGGAAAAACTGGCAATTGTGGCAGGTCTGTTTAGCTTCGGTTTGATAGAGGAAATGACAGGTAATATGCGTTATTCAGCATTGTTTTTAGGGATATTTTTTGTGATTGCAATAAGTATTTTGTTTTCTCTTGTAATAAAAGAAAAGAAATCCCTTAAAAATTATCAAATTTGAAAGCTATTGAATATAACGGATTAACACAAAGAGCTAGTACTTCGTATGTTTTGTGAGTTTAATGAAGTAGTCTTGGTTAGTATA
This genomic interval from Pseudopedobacter saltans DSM 12145 contains the following:
- the proS gene encoding proline--tRNA ligase, producing MSKGLTSRAEDYSQWYNELVAKADLAEHSAVRGCMVIKPYGYSIWEKMQSVLDQKFKETGHSNAYFPLFIPKSFFSKEASHVDGFATECAVVTHYRLKNDGTGNIIVDEEAKLEEELIVRPTSETIIWNTYKGWIQSYRDLPILVNQWANVVRWEMRTRLFLRTAEFLWQEGHTAHATREEAVEETEKMLEVYADFAENWLALPVVRGKKTANERFAGALDTYCIEALMQDGKALQAGTSHFLGQNFAKAFDVKFTSKEGKQEFVWATSWGVSTRLMGALIMAHSDDAGLVLPPKLAPIQVVIVPINKGEEELARITVVADDIIAQLKAKGISVKYDDRDTQRPGFKFAEYEMKGVPVRLAIGGRDLDNNTIEVARRDTRTKETMSRDNIADVVESLLEEIQNNIYQKAHRFKEENTTKVDTYEEFKRVLDEKPGFVAAHWDGTSETEQRIKEETKATIRCIPLNNEQEEGVCILTGKPSTQRVLFARAY
- a CDS encoding glycoside hydrolase family protein, whose protein sequence is MKRIILSQIFLVLFIALAATSNAQTLKDAIKPAVKKGGFKMEGYILWCPTVIKVGDTYHMFASRWPEKYGLGGWTKYSEIVRATSKDLLGPYTFQEVVIQKRDGYWDNDRAHNPKIVKAGDKYVLYYISSANETGYAWSNNITGPWKRSDSIIMSFSNPAPLVHKDGSVYVFARKSINDIRIAQGATAPKFDGKYTILNNGENLLPGKNQLEDPTIWYADKQYNVILSDFRADATGVGKNGAQYYSKDGVNYKLLSKESVYTKTVNYDDGSETTFRRRERPFVFVNEKGKVTAFFTACLKQDADGKEQSWIEVNPVDNYTAPKMKD
- a CDS encoding acyl-CoA dehydrogenase family protein; its protein translation is MSHSFSPSWTETIRKYAAEAEQLGQLHPGMLDLVYNNNWFNLYVPKEYGGLEKPLPEILRLEENLAKADGSLAWTVTLCSGAAWFAGFLDKHLAKEIFKDPKACFAGSGAVGGTAYKTADGYMINGTWKYASGALHATILTANCLIVDSSGTAILDDNGKELIKSFILKRNEVEILSEWAYFGLIATGSHAFKVDNVLIPNNRLFEINGELQIDIPLLNYPFLQMAETTLAVNYSGMALHFVELVDDYFYTRTGIKRYSGEQVVYFEKEFAELKENFQNVRNQFFAKVDLSWKEFSEKGKCTANTLSSVSKKSRTLAHTARKMVDSLYPYCGLEAAKKASELNRVWRDLHTASQHSLLTFDF
- the pnuC gene encoding nicotinamide riboside transporter PnuC, which translates into the protein MQDWLVLFLSQIKETGLLEWLAVLFGVSEVLLARKNNILLYPTGIISILLSSYLLFHAKLYAETLLNAYYLIMSIYGWYFWIHKKSRPDVKISWTTKKEMITAICISVFGFFILHFFLVKYTTSDVPWEDAIVASTAWAGMWLLAKRKIENWIFLNISNIIAIPLLIHKHLPMMAMLTLFLFVVAIFGYLDWKKIYKEELNMIKK
- a CDS encoding TIGR02757 family protein, which encodes MKKSFNSEAELKEFLDKKVLQYNQPGFIENDPICIPHLFTKKQDIEIMGFWSSILAWGQRVTIIKKSKELIGLMDGAPYDFILNHQESDLKRLENFKHRTFNYTDTLYFIQFFKQHYQQFNSLEDAFLPFKPSEMRDEYLSEQISDMKAETNVCYNSLLNLPHVENNLNYFRSYFFSLEDFPQRTVKHISSPMKNATCKRINMFLRWMVRKDKCGVDFGIWDRIKPSQLICPCDVHVDRVARKLGMIDRKQTDWKTAVELTENLRKFDAVDPVKYDFALFGLGVEEKF
- a CDS encoding DUF1801 domain-containing protein, yielding MEKEIKTINEYIEQFPIERKEILQKLRKTILENLPTGFEETISYGMIGYVVPHRIYPDGYHINSQLPLPFINIASQKSHIAIYHMALYADENLLNWFKQEYAKHSQAKPDIGKSCIRFKKTEQIPFLLIGKLVKKIKVQQWIKLYESSVKK
- a CDS encoding MFS transporter — encoded protein: MIEKDNKKVVKSWAMFDWANSSYNLVITSTIFPAYYTAITTTEQFGDKVKFFGFDFVNTALSNYVLAAAYLVIAMISPLLTSMADFHGNKKIFLKLFTWLGGLACAGLYFFTLETLEVSLIFFALAALGYCGGIVFINSYLPEIASKENQDAVSAKGFAYGYVGSVILQVICFIFVLKPELFGITDAGFPARLSFLLVGIWWIGFAQISIRVLPKGSPNFKAAEKVKLLNGFDNLKKVWHEVSKMTVLKKYLASYFFSAMGVQTIMLVAASFGEKILQLGTSKLIATILIIQLVAIGGAILMSKLSHRYGNIKVLIAVVSIWIVVCISAYFITTEYQFYVLAAVVGTIMGGIQSLSRSTFSKLIPEQTSDNASFFSFYDVTEKLAIVAGLFSFGLIEEMTGNMRYSALFLGIFFVIAISILFSLVIKEKKSLKNYQI